GGTCGTTGTCTTGCCGTGAGTTCGTGGCGGCTGGGTGATTGGTTGCTGTCAATTTTTGGTGGGGGGGGTggtttttttccaaattctctTTCACTTTTAGGGAAAATTATGAATTGCATTGATAAAATAAGTTAGCTTGCATTTTTTTGTTATGTCTCACGCATTTATTTGCCGAGAACACCAGCTCAATTAGTGTACTGGCCTGTAAACGGAATTATTTATTAGGTTTGGATCAGATTTCACAGTAAGAATCCTATGTGGACTCAACTAGTAGATAAAGGAGAAGTAATATGTTGGTAATGCAAATCATTAGAGTTTGAATATGTGTAAAACCAACATCCTATAATTGAGGAAATACATCAAATGTGCTTTGAATACAAACCATTCCTCCACTACTCAATAACTTCCAAGTTGTGATGATATGAGACGATAACCAACTCACCCATGATAGATGGAAGTTGGATGCCAGTCATCAATAAATAAAAGGGATTCCCTACTCACAAAGCATCGATTCTAAGTCTAGGATTCTCTCACCATAAGAGCATAAAGGGCTTGAGTGAGTAGAAGAGTTTTTTTGACAACCACGATGGCTTAGATGGGTAAGTCTTCTTGTTCTATATATCATATTGTGATTTAGGGTTAAAATCTTAATTCTTAGGTTATTCCCAACATTCACTAGACTTGTTAAGCTAACGAGTCACCTTAATCCTAACCGTTAAGTTAACAAGTCACTCAAATTCAACACATTAAGTTAGTGAGTTACCCATTTCACCACTTaataacaactttttttttctttttttgggctTTTGTATTCCAATACAAATTATACATATTTCAATCAAGATTTCAAGTAGGAGGTTCCAACACATTTTAGAAGTACCCAAATGCATTGACCATATAAATATAATCAAACCTTACAGAGGGTAGTCACTACAAATATTATAAACCCTTACAAAAGGAACTCATGAGATGAACTATATAGGTGGAATGCAGGATTTTGGTTGGGGAAGATGGATTTTGCAACTTTGGTGTCTTCTCAACAACTCATGAGATCAACTCTAGTTCTGATCAGTGCCTTTCAGGATTCAATACCCACCTGGTCAGATCACAAATTCACATGTAAATGAAAATCATATCAGTTAACATacaagtaataaaaataaataataaataaataaaataaaaaaatttaaacaaaggACTTTCAATCCCAGGAAGCAACTTTTAAGAACCAAAACCACTAACCAAGATTAAAATTTCACATACAAAATTAAACCCAAttcataaaaacacaaaatatgaTCAAAAATCATGACATTCAAAGAACAAGAGCCTGCCACAATAAACCCTCATTAACTATTAGCTAAGCATCAATATATTAATCAATACACATAATTTTGCACGGAAAAATCAATCATCATACttaaaatcctaaaaaaaccaatattttcatcaaaacagTGGTCACGTGAACAATTGAAAGACAACCAGACAGTTATTGTTAaattacacattttaattcaaaaaatcaaaattattgaTGCTCGAAAAGCCAATCAAACCATCTTTATGTAagaaaaaatatgaagaaataagagcaGAAAAAGTACAGTAAAAAGGCAGAGCTCACGACTTAACTTAAAATGGTGGAGAAACAGAAGAAACTAGAAGAAGCCATGAGTCATACAAGATTGAAGAGAAAATAGAAAGCGAGAGTGCGAGAGGAGCCAGAAGCAAGGAGAACCAGAGAATGGTTGGAGAGCATGTGAGAGTGTGAGACGTCGAGAGTCAACAAGGGTTTTTTTGGTTATGTCTATTGAATTTACTCAAAAGCCGTCAATAACAAGTGTTAACGGATGGCTAACAGGTTTGGCAGGTTGACTAAAAATGACCCGTTATTTAACGGCTGATTAAAGAGCTCACCCGTTAACAACATGACCCACTAAGCACTCACCCAAATACTAGTTTTAACGAGTGGGTCGATTCAGGTTAATGGGTCAGGTCTATAATGCCAAGTCTAGTATCGGGTAccttgaaaaatttctccatttgTCGAAGCATAAAGCAAGCTCACACGTTGAAGCGTGGCTGCATGAAGGGCCTGCGCGTCGAGTCCACACGCACAAGTGGGCCAACTTAGTAACCCAAACTCAAATTCTGGTCCGAATTTgtcaaaatttgagttttaacccaaaactaaaTTTTGAGCCAAGGGTTGGAGTGAAATGGGGTATAGAAGGCAAATTTTGAGACTTATTCCaagagttggagatggtcttataaCGACGAAGATAAGAAAAGcaagcacaaccaaaaattttggaaaattaatataagatccCATTGAAATAATTTTGTCTATGTATATGTACTCGATTTGCTCCATCAGCCTGAGTAATCAGGGCAGGCCCTAAGGATAGCCGAGAGTGGCGACTGCCTAGCCCTGAAATTCGGTTACCTTAGGTTGTAGGTTaataaataatagaaaataaaaaatatttcaaaattgAACTGTTACTGTGTTGgtgaaatgaattaaaaattggTTTGACTACTTGGCAGGAATTCAATCCAAGCAAATGcctttctttctctttaatttctttttctttttcctatcCGTTTTAGTCCTTCATCATTTAACAAGAataaaaattacacaaaattttTAAGAAAGCAACCTATTAACTATCTCATACAGTTTAGAAGAATACAACTTCAAATAATCTAATTTTCAAACtatgaaattaattttatttgaaattggTCAAATGGTATATTGTATTCGGTAGAGATTGAGTGACTTAGTTATGTTATCTATTGAAAAAGGATAGGAAGAAAACTTGATTGTGGGATGTTTTGATGCAATTATAAGTTTACATGTTgattaaatttttgtttggtgttttatttattttttgatacGGCCAACTTGTCCTcatcaaattattttatttgacaCAGGACTCCTTGTTTCATAAATGTCTTAAAAACTCTTTCTCTTTTATTGTATTTGCttttaaaacatgaaaaaaatatatatatatgacacatCGAAGGACTTAAAAACTCAAAGGCCCCCGCCCAGAAGCTTGACTCGGGCCCAAAAATTACAGGGTTGGCCTTGCGAGTAATCAAGTGTTTAGATATTTTGATATTATTGAAAAATatgttatgatttttaattgtaattataatttttttaatattgaattattttgacattttcttaTGAAAATTATGGAATGCAAAACTGGGAAGGAGCAGTTCAGTTCAAACGATTTGTGCTGTTTGGCGTGTAGACTGCGGACTGGAATAGTTGAGGTTTTGTTGACGTGACAAGGCAACTGCTAATGGTTTTCGAAAGTGCACTGGCAGGCATGATGAGTTCATGAAACTTTGATATTGTGCACTTGAAAGGATTTTAGTAAATGGTTGATTTAGATTGATTTATACAGTTATAGATTGTTGTATATGTCCTGGAAGCAAGTGTTGCGTGAGGTGTTTAGATACATGCCATATGAAACAACTGGCTCTAGTACCATTTGCATGTGACACTCAAGTTTTATTAAGCACAAGTACCACGTCTGCATGCCCAAGTTGAGATGTTTTCATCTTatattatgttctaatactaGGAGGTGGGGTTTTCATTTGGTTTCCCTTTGATTTTTGAAGCTACGGGTTAGACTTTATAAAAGCCATAACTTTACTGTATTATTTGATATTGTTCATTGGGATCATGAAGGCAATATCAAGAAGGGTACATGTTGCAGCCTCACTCAATCTGAGGTCTGAATGTCTCAAAACAAATCATTGGACATTGTTAAAAACTCAGAAAACAGGAAAGTACTCCATGTAGAGAACCGAAAAGGGAGAATTATGCTTTTTGATAAGCTAAATGTGTTTCTCTTTCCAATATGAGCTATGAGTGATCCAGGTTGTTGTATCTGTTGATTCACAATTTCTGCAGTACTGCTTTATCTCATACTTTAATGTTATAATTGTTTGCAGTAATTTCTGTGAATTTTATTGTGTTTTCGTACTTTTCTGATTTCCTTCTAAAATTGCAGGTGCCACCAACATTGAGATTTGTGATGGATGGTGAAATGCCCGACTATTTGCTTGCCAAATATTTGATTCTGCAAGTAAGTTTAACTGTTCtcaaagcattttttttttcactcagtCTGCATATACAAAGAAGTTAAAATTATAAAAGTTAGACTGATCATATGATTTTATTTGCTTAATATATAACACATCCAGGCTTGTTGTCTCCTTGATAAATGAATTTCATCTGGCAAATTATTGGTGAAATAACTGTTGCTGGTGGAACATATAAAGCTATGGAATTTGTTGGCAGCACTGTTGAAAGCTTATCTGTAAGTGAATTTTACTGTATGTATGATCATACCATTCATCTGGTTGTATCTGTTAATTACTCTTTCACAAACCTGTGCTGGACAGATGGAAGAACGAATGACATTATGCAACATGGTTGTTGAGGCTGGAGGTAAAAATGGTATTGTTCCTGCTGATAGCACTACATTTAATTACCTTGAGGTTAGTGCTACAAATCTTCAATGTTACGAtggctctctctccctctctttccccTCCTTTAGAGTCAGTAAAATGGAGTTGGGAGCACAACATTTtcacgttttttattttttattttttggtgggTGGCTGTCACAAATTTGTTCTTTTTGAATCTCACATACATTTGTGTTGTGTAGCACAGGCtatataatttttaatgttGAACTGCAGGATAAGACGTCTGTTCCCTATGAACCTGTTTACAGTGATGCTAAAGCAAGGTAATTAATGCTACTGATTATCCACATTTTATTAGACCATTTCATGATCCAGTTTATAACGTTTGAACTCTGAAGCATGTATTTTGCTTTCAACGTGGACATGCACTCTAGACTCTTATGTTCCTATTAGACTTAATAACGTTTTAATGCGATATATTTAAAATAGTATTTCCTATGGTTTTGAGGGACTTTTGACGCACTGATGgtgcatttgaattttgacaATGTTATGTTAGTGGATGAGACATCATTCTATATTCATCTTTTTGAAAATATACTAGTAGAACTGTCACATTTAAAGTACCATGTGGTCATCATCTTATGTAGTTTAGTTCAGGTTGTCACGGACTACCTTATCATCATTTGTAAATCTACAGCAGATGTAAGAGAATTGGATGTTAAGCATACCTAGGATTTGAATATGCATATTCTTTTATTCCTTCTGTTGACTAACTTAAGATTTGTGAGATTTGGCTTTTTGGAATTCGTTTGTATTAATGAGTTTGTTTTGTGTACATTTAGATTTCTTAAAGAGTACAGATTTGATATCTCAAAATTGGAGCCATTGGTGGCAAAGGTGAGCAGCTCATAGATTGGTCTCTTATAGTTTAATCTCCCTTATAGATATTCAATGATTTGTAATTTTGCCTCTCTTCTACGGTTAATTCATAAAAAGAATTGTATTCCAGCCTCATTCTCCAGATAATCGTGCTTTAGCAAGAGAATgcaaagatgtgaaaattgaCAGAGTATATATCGGTTCTTGTACTGGTGGAAAAACGGAGGATTTTATGGCTGCAGCCAGAGTTTTTCTAGCATCTGTAAGGAGTCAAATCTTTGTCACATGAGTATTGGGATATTGTTTACAGATGCTGACTTCGGATATTGTTTACATATTCTGTAATGTTGACTTCAATTGAcatctgaatgttttttttggaaattctCTTTTCTTGGTTTAAGCTTCAAGATTTAATTCCTTTGCTGCAGGGGAAAAAGGTCAAAGTTCCCACATTTCTTGTGCCTGCTGCCCAAAAGGTTTGTCAAGCTACAGAATTAAGTGCTTCGGTGACAACATctgtatatataaatttatcaaGAAATTTTATGAAAGGCATGATAAATGAAATCTTGTTTATTGTATATTCTGAAATCTGCGGGTTTGGATGGACGTGTATAGTCTGCCAGTTCCAGGCTCTGGTGGCAAGACTTGCTCCCAGATATCTGAGGAAGCTGGATGTGACGCACCTGCAACTCCCACTTGCGGTGCTTGCATGGGTGGTCCGAAAGACACGCATGCACGCTTAAATGAACCTCAGGCGAGTGCATCCTTTCTGCAACACATTCATAAGAATCTAATGTGCTCTCCTGTCTTGGGGCAGCTGGATGTCATGCATTGTTGCATTTCACTATGTCGTCTTCGATAGAATTGGGACTGACTTCCCTGCCTTTGGGGTTCATAACACAATTTGCAGATAACCTTGTTGCAAGGAGAACATCTTGGTTTTAGTTTCAATTGTATTGAAAATAAATACTGGTAGATTATTAACCATCTTGTCTTTGCAGGTATGCGTCTCGACAACAAACAGGAACTTCCCAGGTCGAATGGGTCACAAGGAAGGCCAGATATATCTCGCTTCCCCCTATACGGCTGCTGCGTCAGCTTTGACTGGTTGCGTCACCGACCCGAGAGAGTTTTTGCAGTAGGCGGTTTTATCATTACAATCTGATCAGTGTATGTCATCTTTATATTCTGCAACTAAATGCTGTTAGATAGCAGAGATTACGGGATAATGGGTATAACATCCATCCTACAAGGTTTTATGTCTTGTGATTGTCGGGTAGCTGCCATATTGTATGTGTAATCGTTTGAGCATGTTAGAATGTATTTATGAAACGATGGACTAAAGAGGGCTTGTCGGTGAACTTCTCACTCTATGCAGCATAGTCCGTTCCAACACAGAACGGAGGTGAGTTATAAGAGCCAGTAACACGATCACAATCAATGGTGAGATGCTGCTCAATACCAGTAACTCTCAGAGATTACTCTCTGTATAACAAGAgcaaagctctgataccaattaaAATTGGTATTAGGCGGAATATTCtgctaataaaaaatttaactttgcaCAGTAGACTAGTCAAATGAGCTAGCTAACTAGTTACAAGTTTTTCAGTGACAGAAAGTACAATTGCAAGAACTAAACTTAATTGACTAGTATGTCTAACTAGTCAGAGTCTACCTAGATTTGTctaacaacaaaaaatcacaaattggAACACATTCACATATTTGTCTATTATGCAAACAACAATGacaaaacaattatgaattaaagtaGGCTGAATTGACTAGTCAAATTCACTAGTCAACCAAGTACA
This Pyrus communis chromosome 6, drPyrComm1.1, whole genome shotgun sequence DNA region includes the following protein-coding sequences:
- the LOC137737092 gene encoding 3-isopropylmalate dehydratase large subunit, chloroplastic-like gives rise to the protein MNFIWQIIGEITVAGGTYKAMEFVGSTVESLSMEERMTLCNMVVEAGGKNGIVPADSTTFNYLEDKTSVPYEPVYSDAKARFLKEYRFDISKLEPLVAKPHSPDNRALARECKDVKIDRVYIGSCTGGKTEDFMAAARVFLASGKKVKVPTFLVPAAQKVCQATELSASVTTSVYINLSRNFMKGMINEILFIVYSEICGFGWTCIVCQFQALVARLAPRYLRKLDVTHLQLPLAVLAWVVRKTRMHA